The Danio aesculapii chromosome 8, fDanAes4.1, whole genome shotgun sequence genome window below encodes:
- the LOC130234283 gene encoding leucine-rich repeat and transmembrane domain-containing protein 1 translates to MTGLVFAFSSLLLLHTASSCPKECSCDAKMVDCRGRGLYDVPRKLHQDTLELYLQNNRLRGLGSMSFRDTPNLQILDLANNSISMLSPTAFLGLRSLKVLSLANNSIREVDRRLLVSIRNLTTLDLSFNTINSLPGALADSFHYLTHLFLQNNRLTKLDRIHLEALGNLKVLHLKGNPWRCDCHLIGLKLWLETFAFKGGVVDSITCVQPHLMLERDLRLVPYELFHACMITSYSYLFANIHYMDSKHRTLSGQLYPSPRAPSGGDFSPAGDPILPECEAKQRSRPANYRHAIATVVITGVVCGIVCLMMLAAAVYGCAYAAITAKYQRELKKKAKETAGEEQKNIERDQDKE, encoded by the exons ATGACAG GTTTGGTTTTTGCATTCTCCAGCCTGTTATTACTCCACACAGCCTCCTCCTGCCCCAAAGAGTGTTCGTGTGATGCCAAAATGGTGGACTGCCGGGGTCGAGGACTGTATGATGTCCCCCGAAAACTTCATCAGGACACGCTGGAGCTTTATCTCCAAAACAACCGGCTTCGAGGCCTGGGCTCCATGTCTTTTCGGGACACACCAAACCTCCAGATCTTGGACCTGGCCAACAACTCAATCTCAATGCTTTCTCCCACTGCTTTTTTGGGACTCAGAAGCTTGAAAGTCCTGAGTCTGGCCAATAACTCCATAAGGGAGGTGGATCGGCGTCTTCTGGTTTCCATAAGGAATCTTACAACATTGGACCTGTCCTTTAACACCATAAATAGTCTACCTGGAGCTCTAGCTGACAGTTTCCACTATCTGACCCATTTGTTTCTCCAAAACAATCGACTAACCAAGCTGGACCGTATACATCTGGAGGCTCTGGGGAATCTTAAAGTTCTGCATCTAAAGGGCAATCCCTGGAGGTGTGACTGCCATCTGATCGGACTCAAACTATGGCTGGAGACATTCGCATTCAAAG GTGGAGTTGTGGACAGCATCACGTGTGTCCAGCCGCATCTGATGCTGGAGCGAGACCTCCGGCTCGTTCCCTACGAGCTGTTCCATGCCTGCATGATCACCAGCTACAGCTACCTGTTTGCCAACATCCACTACATGGACAGCAAGCACCGCACGCTCAGCGGACAGCTCTACCCCAGCCCCAGAGCCCCATCCGGAGGAGATTTCAGCCCCGCAGGAGACCCCATACTCCCCGAATGCGAGGCCAAGCAGAGATCCAGACCCGCAAACTACAGACACGCCATCGCCACCGTGGTCATCACAGGGGTTGTGTGTGGGATAGTGTGTTTAATGATGCTAGCGGCGGCGGTGTATGGATGTGCATATGCAGCCATCACAGCCAAATATCAACGAGAGCTCAAGAAGAAAGCGAAGGAGACTGCAGGAGAGGAGCAGAAAAACATCGAAAGAGACCAGGATAAGGAGTGA